From Candidatus Manganitrophus morganii, the proteins below share one genomic window:
- a CDS encoding FAD-binding oxidoreductase, which produces MSDLLIALRSGGESRLKEARVRELKERLRGGLIRPEDSGYDEARRVYNAMHDRRPAMIVQAAEAGDVTAAVRFSAEHDLLLAVRGGGHSIAGFSTCDGGMVLDLGRMKGVRVDPERRTARAEGGSTWRDFNDATHPFGLATTGGIVSTTGIAGLTLGGGMGHLARRCGLSCDNLLSADVVTADGRSVTCSKEREPDLFWALRGGGGNFGVVTSFEYQLHPVADILGGPTFYPLDGDILRGYRALMDEAPEELNALLVLTLGLPVPFLPEKWHGRPMAAVLICWSGPASQDEAVRGRLSRLGSIEGQYLERMPYPVINTLFDELLPKGLYHYWKGNFITRIADGAIDVHLDYAARIPSLQTATILFPIDGACHRVKSDATAFAYRDASFATALGPSFSDPADTERNVAWGRAYYEALRPFSEEGGYVNFMSEDDQERVRSNYRQHYRRLAEIKKRYDPMNLFHLNQNIKPA; this is translated from the coding sequence ATGTCCGATTTGCTTATCGCGCTCCGCTCGGGCGGGGAGAGCCGCTTGAAGGAAGCGAGGGTCCGGGAACTCAAAGAACGCCTGCGCGGCGGGCTGATTCGACCGGAGGATTCCGGCTACGATGAGGCGCGCCGCGTCTACAACGCCATGCATGACCGCCGTCCGGCGATGATCGTTCAAGCGGCGGAAGCGGGCGACGTGACCGCCGCGGTGCGGTTTTCGGCGGAGCACGATCTTTTGCTGGCGGTCCGGGGGGGCGGCCACAGCATCGCCGGTTTCAGCACCTGCGACGGCGGGATGGTGCTCGACCTCGGACGGATGAAAGGGGTTCGTGTCGATCCGGAGCGCCGCACCGCCCGGGCGGAGGGGGGAAGCACCTGGCGCGATTTCAACGACGCCACGCATCCCTTCGGGCTGGCGACGACCGGCGGGATTGTTTCCACCACTGGCATCGCCGGGCTGACCCTCGGCGGTGGGATGGGGCATCTCGCCCGCCGTTGCGGGCTCTCCTGCGACAATCTTCTTTCGGCCGATGTCGTCACCGCCGACGGCCGCTCCGTCACTTGCAGCAAGGAGCGGGAGCCCGATCTCTTCTGGGCCCTCCGCGGCGGGGGCGGGAACTTCGGCGTCGTGACCTCCTTCGAATACCAACTCCATCCGGTGGCCGACATCCTCGGCGGGCCGACCTTCTATCCGCTCGACGGCGACATCCTTCGCGGCTACCGGGCATTGATGGACGAGGCGCCCGAAGAGCTCAATGCGCTTTTGGTGTTGACCCTCGGCCTCCCCGTGCCGTTTCTTCCTGAAAAGTGGCATGGGCGGCCGATGGCGGCGGTGCTGATCTGCTGGAGCGGACCGGCCTCTCAGGACGAAGCGGTCCGCGGGCGGCTGAGCCGCCTGGGCTCGATCGAGGGTCAGTATCTTGAGCGGATGCCCTACCCGGTGATCAACACCCTCTTCGACGAACTTCTCCCCAAGGGGCTCTATCACTACTGGAAAGGGAATTTCATTACCCGTATTGCCGACGGCGCGATCGACGTCCATCTCGACTACGCCGCCCGCATCCCCTCTCTTCAGACGGCGACCATTCTCTTTCCGATCGACGGCGCCTGCCATCGTGTGAAGTCCGACGCCACCGCCTTCGCCTACCGGGATGCTTCTTTTGCCACGGCGCTCGGGCCGAGTTTTTCCGATCCGGCCGACACGGAGCGGAACGTCGCGTGGGGCCGCGCTTACTATGAGGCGCTCCGGCCCTTTTCAGAAGAAGGGGGGTATGTGAACTTCATGTCAGAGGACGATCAGGAGCGCGTCCGCAGCAATTACCGGCAGCACTATCGGCGGCTGGCGGAGATTAAGAAACGGTATGATCCGATGAATCTATTTCATTTGAATCAGAATATCAAACCAGCCTAA
- a CDS encoding cold shock domain-containing protein yields MAKGRVKWFSREKGYGFISQEDGEDVFVHHTGLSGEGYQNLEEGEEVEFDVTQGVKGLQATNVRRISKAA; encoded by the coding sequence ATGGCAAAGGGACGTGTAAAATGGTTTAGCCGCGAAAAGGGGTATGGCTTTATTTCTCAAGAGGACGGGGAGGACGTTTTCGTCCATCACACCGGACTCAGCGGCGAGGGTTACCAGAATCTCGAAGAAGGGGAAGAGGTCGAGTTTGACGTGACACAGGGGGTGAAGGGCCTGCAAGCGACAAACGTCCGGCGGATCTCAAAAGCCGCCTAA